A segment of the Bacteroidales bacterium genome:
TGACATTGATGCAACCAAAAATATTGGGTCAACTATAGTTAACGGAAAAGAAGTTTACCAGTTCGAGAATCGCTATATCTGTAAAGATGGTTCTGTAAAGTGGTTGTCGTGGAACTCATATCCCGAAAATGAAGATGAAATCATGTATGGTGTTGCCCGCGATGTAACGGATTATAAAACAATGGAGAAGGAATTGAAGGAGCGGGAAGAAATGTTCCGCTTAATCGCAAGCAACTCCATTGATGCGATCTGGCAGATGGATCTCAAGCTCAGGTTCACCTACATGAGTCCATCGTGTTATGGTATGACAGGATACACACAGGAGGAGATGGTCGGAAAACCTTTATATAAATTTGCCACCTGGAAGGCATTTGCAAAAATGGGGCGCGCTGCCATAAGCACCATCGCTAATTTTCCACAGCAGTCAAAAGTGCTCATTGAATCCACTTTACTAAAGAAAAATGGTGAAGAATTACCTGTTGAGATTATTGGGAAATTGCTCACAGATGAAAAAGGAAAACTGATAGGATTGCAAGGCTCAACACGCGATATCAGCGGACGTAAAATAGCCGAACTTAAACTTCGCCAACTCTCCAGGGCTGTTGAACAAAGCCCGGCGAGTATTGTAATTACCGACCTCCATGGCAGCATTGAATATGTAAACCCAAAGTTTACTGATATTACCGGTTACACGGCTCAAGAGGCATTAGGAAATAACCCGAGAATATTGAAATCAGGATTGGCATCTAAAGAGATGTACCATGATTTGTGGAAAACCATCACCAGCGGCAATACCTGGAGAGGTGAGTTCCATAACAGGAAGAAGAACGGGAAACTGTACTGGGAGATGGCTTCAATATCCCCAATTTTGAATGAAAAGGGTGAAGTAACACATTTTATAGGTATTAAAGAAGATATTACAGAACGCAAACGCCAGGAAGAAAAACTTAAGCAAAACGAAGAAAAGCACCGCTCACTTATTGAACAAATGCTTGAAGGATTGCTGGTGGTCAGCGTTGAAGGTTGGATACAATTTGCGAACCCAGCGTTTTGCAACATACTCGGTTATGATGAATCAGAACTCATCGGCAAAAACGCACACAAAATACTGCTGAATGATGAAAGCCGGAAATTCATCATTGAGAAAGAACAAAACCGACGAAAAGGAATATCTGAGCAATACGAATTAAACATGCACACCAAATCGGGTGAAGAAGTATTCTTGCTGATGAGTTCAACGCCTGTTAAGAATGCTAAGGGTGAAGTAATTGGCTCTATGTCAACCTGCATTGATATTACAGAACGCAAAAAGGTTGTGGATGTGCTTAAAAACCGCGAACAATTTTTGCAAAAGATCTTCGACATCTTACCCATCGGGCTTTGGTTCGCCGATGAAAAAGGAACGTTGCTCAAGGGAAATGCTGCCGGGGTAAAAATCTGGGGCGGAGAACCCAGGGTTGGAATAAAAGATTATGGTGTATTCAAAGCCAGAAGACTGCCTTCACGTGAGGAAATAAAACCCTCAGAATGGGCGTTGGCAAAAGCTGTTGCTGAAGGCATTACTACCGAAGAGGAACTACTCGAAATTGATACATTCGACGGCCGAAAGAAAATTATCCTCAATTATGCCGCCCCGATCCTAATTGATGGCAACGTACAAGGTGCTATTGTTTTGAACCGGGATATTACAGAAAGATTCAAATACGACCTGATCCAAAAAATCCAGTACAACATGGCCCAGGCTATGGTGGTTTCAAAAAACCTGTCGGAATTGTATGCGATCACAAGAGAAGAACTCAGTGTTTTATTTGATACTTCCAACTTCTTTATTGCTTTTTACGATGACAAAACCGGGTTGTTATCCTCGCCTTTTGACATGACTGAGGACGATCACATCCAAAACTGGCCTGCTGAGAAATCCCTTACAGGAATTGTGATTAAGAAAGGTAAAGCGTTGTTGCTGACGAAGGAGGAAATAGGCCAGATGGTGCGGGATGGCATCATCAACCTTATTGGCCAACGCTCTGAAATATGGATGGGCGTGCCAATAAAAACCAGCAAACAGGTTATCGGGGCTATCGTGGTGCAGAGTTTTACCGATCCCGGCGCTTATGATAAATCTTCATTGAAAGTACTTGAGAGTATCGCCAATCAATTAAGCGTATATATAGAGCACAAAAGGGCCCAGGAAAATCTCAGCAACAGCGAAGAGATGTTCACACTCATCGCAGAGAACACTGCCGACAATATAACGGTAATGGACCTGGACCTAAATATCACTTATACCAGTCCATCCGTTTTTCTCATGCGCGGTTATACTCAAGAGGAGGTAATTACTCAGAAAATAGATGAGATATTAACTCCTGAATCACTGCCAATCATAGTGGATGTTTTTAACCACGAAATGCAACTTGAATCGCAAGGGACTGCCGACCCGAAAAGAACCCTGAAACTCGAACTCCAGGAATATCATAAAGATGGTTCAGTGGTTTGGCTTGAAAACAGCATGTCGTTCCTGCGCGATCATCAGCAAAAAGCAATCGGGATAGTAGCTATATCACGGGACATTACTTTGAGGAAAAAGACTGAACAGGCTTTGCGTGAAGCCAAAGATAAAGCGGAAGCCAGCGATGTGTTGAAAACTGCATTCATGAACAATATCTCTCATGAAATACGCACCCCGCTGAATGGGATTCTTGGTTTCGGACAAATTATTGCTTATTCAAATCTTACGGAATCCGAACGCCTGAAATATCTTGAAATCCTTCAGCAAAGCACTGACCGGCTTATCCATACCATCACCGATTATATGGATATATCGCTCATAGTGTCCGGCAACCTCGAAATCAATAAAGATACTTTTGATCTGCATGAATTTATGGAGCAAATGCTCAGCAGAACCCAGGCCCGGTGCCGGGAAAAAAGCATTGATATTCAACTTGAACAAGCCCGTAATGATGTTGCTATTACAATAAACTCCGATAGGGAATTGCTTCAGAAAGTGATGGAGCATTTGCTTAACAACGCAATTAAATTTACCCCTCAAGGCCAGGTATCTTTTGGATATCATAAGCAGGACAACGGACTGGCATTCTTTATAAAAGACACTGGTATTGGTATTTCCAGCGAAGCCATGGAAACAATCTTTGAAGCCTTCCAGCAGGAAGATTTTGGTATGACCCGCGCTTACGAAGGCAGTGGTTTGGGCTTATCCATATCAAAAGGAATAATCAATAAACTTGGGGGGAAAATCTGGCTGGAATCGGAAAAGGAAAAAGGCACAACGGTGCATTTTCATCTTCCTGAAGCACACACTTCAACAACGCCTGATACCCGGCTTCCAGAACATGAGGAGATAAAACTGCCCGATCATCCATTGATACTGGTTGCCGAGGATGATGAGTCGAACTACCTTTATCTTGAAGTAGTGCTGCAAAAGATGGGGTTCAAAGTGATGCATGCCGCCAATGGAAAAATTGCCGTAGAGAAATGCAGGCAGCATGCTGAGATAAACCTGGTGCTGATGGATATAAAAATGCCTGTAATGAATGGGTTAGAAGCCACAACACTCATCAAGGAGTTCAGGAGCAATTTACCTGTAATCGCCATCACAGCATACGCCCTAAGCGGCGACGAATACCGGATCAAACAGGCAGGCTGTGACGATTACCTGGCAAAACCCGTTAGAAAGGATTTGCTGATGAACATTGTTGAAAAACATCTCTATCAGAAAAAGTCATAAAGTAAGATGAGAAACAAAACGAATGAATTGATCATCAGTAATAAATTACTGGCTCAAAACCTCAGGCGACTTCATTACCTGCCGTTTGTTTCCATACCTATCAATATTGGCCATATACTGTTTTTCTGGTATAATCTTTCCGAACCGAACACCTTAGAACATACCTGGGGCAATGGTATTATCATATCTCACGCGGTTTTAATATTTATAGCCCTGTGCATATGGGTACTTACGAGCCGTCGCAATAAAATTAAAAGTGAAAGGAATTCATTAATCTGGTTCGCAATACACATCATAGCCTTTTTGTTTGTGTTAGTGGGCGTGGCTATTGTAGTACTCGATCAACTGGTCACTCCCGCAATCACGCCGTATATTTTAATGACAATAGTTGCAGCAGTTTTATTTTTAACCAGGCCCCGCTACACCTTTATAATTTTTGGCACTGCATTTTTGCTATTCTATTTTACAATACCAATTACGCAGTCTGACCCAGCTATGCTGCTCTCTGGCAGGGTAAATGCGATGGCGGCAACTGGTCTTGGAGTATTCGCATCAATCCTGTCGTGGCGGAGGAATCGGGCTGCTTATGAACAATCACTTATCATTGAAGATCAGCAAAAGGCATTGGAAGCAAGTAATATGGAATTGAAAAAACAGGCTGTGATCCTCCATGATACCAATGCTACCAAGGATAAGCTGTTTTCTATTATTGCCCACGACCTGAAGAACCCTTTCAGTGGCATTATTGGTTTGAGTGAGGTTCTGAAAAATGAAGCGCGTACCCTCGACGCTGATGAAATGGAAAACTACGCATCAATTATTTATGATACGGCCCACCAAGCCCATGAATTGCTCGAAAACCTTCTGGAGTGGGCAAAAATACAACAAGGCAATATGGTGTTCGCACCTAAGACTATTAAACTAAAAGATATAGCCGACAATGCACTGCTGCTTGTAAATAACAATGCAATACAGAAAAACATAAGCATAGAGAATGAAATCGCAGAAGATATCGTGATAGAAGCTGATGAAAACATGCTAAATACCATCCTGCGTAACCTGTTGACCAATGCAGTTAAATTCAGCAATAACGGCGGTACAGTAACTATATTTATTGCAAAAACCAAAAACGGCTTGCAGCTAACTGTAAAGGATAACGGTATTGGCATTAGTGCCGGGAATATTCCTAAACTTTTTAAAACAGGCAGTGATTTTAACGAACGTGGCACAGCCAACGAAAAAGGTAGCGGACTTGGGCTGGTGTTGTGCAAGGAATTTGTTGAAAGGCACAATGGCAAACTTTGGGTTGAAAGCGAAGAAGGCAAAGGTTCTGCTTTTAATTTTCTGATTCCGTGCAATATGGGATGAACAATTCTTATATTTGTACGTTTTCCCAGACGAATGTATGAACTTCTTAAAGAACAATAACTTCGGCAATAGCTCTTTGCTTGATAGTGAAGAGTGGAGGGAGATCCTGATAAATGCCGCTTCGCACCATGTTTGGGCAATTGACAACAACTATTGCTTTTTATTCGGCAATACCCTTTTCCTGGATTATTTTAAGCAATTAACCGGAGTATGCCTGCGAGCTGGTGAATGCGTTTTTGTTGAAAGCGCTCCCGATAAGTTAAATGAAGAATGGCGTGCGTATTACGATCGTGTTTTTTTAGATGGCAAGAAATATTCCATTGTAGTAACAACTCATCAACCGCAGCAGACAATCCGGTTTACGACGATTCCAATTTTTTCAAAAGAAAATGCAATTACAAGGGTGCTCGTTATCGGAAACGATATTACCAATATAGATAAGCAGAGCAAGTCATTGCAAGATTCCGAAATGAAGTTCAGGGCATTGATTGAACAGGCGGCTGAAATGCTTTTTCTGCATGATATGCATGGCAAAATCATTGAAGTGAACAGGGCTACTATCCGTGAAACCGGGTACACTTTTGACGAGTTGCTGAAGATGACTGTTTTTGATATTGATCCTGATGCTGCATCAAGGTTGGATCCAAACAATATCTGGGAAACCCTGGGAAAATTGGATGAAAAAACCTTTGAAGTGAGGCACCGCAGAAAAGATGGAACATTTTATCCGGCCGAGGTAACAGTAGGCAGGATAAGCTTTGGCGAAAACGATTACATCCTTGCGCAGGCTCATAATATCACGACACGCAAAAGAGCCGAGGAAGAGCTAAAAAAAAGCGAGGTTCATCTTAGGGCCATCATGGAGTCAACCCAGGATGCTATGCTACTGATTGATAAAAATGGCACTTTGATTGACTCAAATGAGGCCTATGCCAAAAACCTGGGTCGCAACAGGGAAGAACTCCTGGGTAAAAACATTTTTAAAATTTTACCGGCCAATATTGCCAAAAAGCGACAGGCATGGGTGAATAAGGCAATTGCCTGCGGAAAAGTGGTTTATGGCAAAGATTACAGCAATGGAAAGTGGAGCGAGCACACTATTTGCCCAATTGTTATCAATGAGGAACCTACCGATAAGGTTGCGATTTTCTCAAGAGATATTACTGAGAAAATCATAACAGAGCAAGCAATCAAAGACAGCGAAATTAAATATCGCACCTTGTTTGAAAGCCTTTCGCAGGGTATTATTTACCAGGGAGTTGACGGCCAGATTACAGAGGCAAATGATGCAGCGTTAAAAATATTAGGATTAAGCAGAAGCCAGTTAATTGGAAAAAACTCTTACGACAAGTACTGGAAACTAATAAATGAAGATTACCAGACGCTGCCGCCTGATGAACACCCATCAGTTCTTGCTTTAAAAACAGGCCTTCCGGTTTACAATAAAACAATTGGCGTGTATTTACCCACACTCGACACATACAACTGGGTGATTGTAAATGCAATGCCTTTAACCAGACCGGGCGAAAAATATCCTGAACAGGTCTTTGTAAGCATGCAGAATATCACATCGAGGAAACTTGCTGAAGAAGCGCTGAAAGAGAGTGAAGAGCGTTTGCGTGAACTCAATGCCACAAAAGATAAATTCTTTTCAGTGATTGCCCACGACCTCAAGAGTCCGTTTCACAGCATTATCGGTTTCAGCGAAATACTTAAACATGAAGCCGTGAACCTTGAAATCAAGGAGGTTGAATCATATGCTTCAATCATTTACGAATCGGCCAACCAAACATTAAAGCTGCTTGAAAACCTGCTCGATTGGGCCAGGATGCAGCAAGGCACCATCACGTTTAACCCAAAACCGCTTGTTATTTGTGATGCGTTGAACAACTCACTGATCCTGGTTGGTGATCAGGCCAGGAAGAAAAACATCAATCTGGTAAATCAGGTTCCTGCCAAACTGATTGTAAATGGTGATGAAAACATGCTCAAAACTGTATTCCGCAATTTGCTGACCAATGCAATCAAATTCACAACGGCAGGTGGGTCGGTCTACATTACCGCTGAAAATACTGATACTGAAGTCAGGATTTCAGTAACCGATACCGGCATTGGCATCAGCAAAGAAAACATCAACAAGCTATTTAATATCGGATCAAACTTTACTATGCACGGCACTGAAAAAGAAAAAGGCACCGGACTAGGTTTGTTGATCTGCAAAGAATTTATTGAGAAACATGGGGGCATTATTCGTGTAGAAAGCAAAGAAGGTATAGGAAGTACTTTCTCAATCTCCTTGCCGGTCAAATCTTAAGTTCTATTCAATTTTGAACTAACCATCCGTACTTTTAGTGATGGTGGTTTTTATGCCATGGATTTGCCGCCAGGCAAATATACACTCGGGGTTGACCCTGCCCAATTAGGCTTCCTGAGAGCACAACAATTAGCAGTAATAGAATTCGAGGTCATGGCAAAATCCCAGAGTGATTATTTTGAAGGAATAAAGATTATACTGACAGAGAATGAAAGCGCCTCCGAAGATTAGAGTGCTCTGACCCTGATAGTCTGAATATATAATTCAGGCAGTCCCCACCCTAAACATTTCATTATTAAGAAACGTTTGTTATCAATTTGGTGCTTTTGTCACTATCTTTGCTTTCATGAGCGATTAAATACTAGTTTTCAATACATCTCGTTTGGTTGATTTAACAGAACAAAATCTATTGAATTAACATTTTACAGTTATGAACATAGTTTAATACGATGATCAGGAACATGATATTGATGGCATCCCAGGTTTTGTAATTATGATTTTCTGCCAGGGTTTTCTGATCCATTTGAAGGCAAGAGTATTTTTATGCGAATGACGCACAAACTAAAGATTCTTCTTCTGCTGGCAAATCCGGTATTGATTTTATGCACATCATTGCCAGCACAGGATGCCATCACCTCAGCCAGTCTAAAAAGAACGATAATAGTCAGGGGCGACCACTATTACCCACCTTACGAGTTTATAAATAAAAATGGTGAACCCGATGGATTCAATGTTGATCTTTTTAAAGCAATTGCAAAGGAACTGGGCCTTACTTACGAACTTGAGCTAGGCCCCTGGGATCAGATCAGAGAAGAACTGGAGACTGGCAAAATTGATCTTCTGTTAGGACTGATGGTATCACCGCAAAGAGCTGAAAAAATGCATTTTGGCGTCCCACACAGCGTAATGACCCATGGTATATTCACACACAAGAATAAATCTTTCAAAACACTGGAAGAACTTCGGGATAAGGAGATAATCGTGCAGAACCGTGACCGTATGCACGATTATTTGCTGGAGTCGGGCCTCACAGATAAAATTATTGTGGTAAAAACTCAGCTTGATGCCTTGCATTTACTGGAAAACGAACAGCATGACGCCGCGCTCTTAGGCAATTTTCAAGGTTCACACCTAATGAAAGAAAATAAACTTCGAAACGTAAAAATCAGAACCTCTGATATTGATCCGCAAAAGTATGCAATGGCTGTAAACCTTGATAGGATTGAACTGATATGGATTCTGAACCAGGGGCTTTACCAGATGAAAGTCAGCGGCGTTTACGACGAGCTCTATGAGAAATGGTTTGCGGTTCACGACAGGAATTATTTTATCAGGAAATACAAAATTGCATTGATCATATCGGGTGGTATTGCACTGCTTTTAGTTGCATTTATGCTGCTTTTGCGCATGAGGGTGAAGATTGCCACCAGAAGACTGAGCGAAAGCGAAGAAAAATACCGCTTACTGATCAACAACCAAAACGACCTGATCGTAAAAATTGATCCGCAAGGACGTTTTCTATTCGTAAGTCCATCCTATTGTAAGCTATTCGGCAAATCTGAAACAGAATTGATGGGTAAGAAATTTATGCCGATGGTTCATGTGGAAGACAGGGCAATTACTGCCAAAGCAATGGAAGACCTGCGCACTCCTCCTCATCAGGCATACGTTGAACAACGTGCATTAACCATACATGGGTGGAGATGGATTGCCTGGTCAGATACAGCCATACTAGGAAATGATAAAAAAATAAAGGCGATTGTCGGGATTGGCCGTGATGTGACCGAACGTAAACGTGCAGAAGCTGAGATTAAAAAGGCTAAAGAGCAAGCGGAGGAAAGCGACAGGCTCAAAACAGCCTTCTTAAACAACATTAGCCACGAAATAAGAACCCCACTTAACGGAATTCTTGGCTTTACCGATTTGATGAACAATCCCAATACAACACACGAGAAACGTGAATTTTATGCACGCATAATCAATCAAAGCAGTATTCAGTTGCTCTCCATTATTGACGATATCATCAATATTGCCACCATTGAAGCCGGCCAGGAAAAAATCAGGGAAAGCCATACCGATGTGGGCCTGGTAATGAAATACATCTATGAACAACTGAAACAGAAAGCTGAAGTAAAGGAGCTAAATTTCAACTTTCACTCTTCATTAAGCGAACGGGAATCAACAATAATATGCGACGGAACAAAGCTCACCCAAATATTAACCAGTTTATTAGGCAATGCTATCAAGTTTACACAATCAGGGTTTGTGGAGTTCAGTTGCCGGTTAGTAGATAATTTTCTTCATTTCTGCGTTGAGGATAGCGGTATTGGTATTTCACAAGAATATCAGTCATTGATTTTCGACCGGTTCAGACAGGGAAATCACAACAATATTAGTGAATATGGTGGAAACGGATTGGGGCTGTCAATTTCCCGGGCTTATGTTCAATTGCTTGGAGGCAGCATCTGGGTTGAATCCGAACCGCAAAAGGGTTCAAAATTTTATTTTACTGTACCTTACAAACCGATAATTGCCCCGTTAAACTCAAAAAAACAAAGCATTCCGGCCATTGATGCAGTTACAAAACAAGGATTGAGAACCATACTGCTTGCCGAAGATGAATACAGTAATTTTGTTTTACTGAAAATATTCCTGCAACCGGAAAATTTCAAGATTATCCATGTTGACGACGGTGAAAAAGCGGTTGATGCCGTCACAAAAAACACAGACATTAACCTTGTGCTCATGGACGTGAAAATGCCCGTAATGAATGGCCTCGATGCGACCCGGCTCATAAAACAGCAAAATCCGGAACTTCCGGTTATTGCCATTACTGCCTATGCTTTTGAAGGTGATATTGACAAAGCTTTGGAAGCTGGTTGCGACGATTATATTGCCAAACCTTTCGGAAAAGACGATCTTCTTTATATCATTAATAAGCATCTGAGTTGAAAACGTTATTAATAAAAGTTGCAACCACCTATGATTAAGCTTATGGAAAACAAAAACAAACCCTCCATACTTCTGGTTGACGATCTAAGTGAAAACCTTACACTCCTTGAGCACATCATAAAACCTCTGGGTGTTACAATGATCCTTGCCAACTCAGGATACGAAGCCCTAAGGAAAACGGAGAACAAAGAGCTATTTATGGCGCTTGTTGATGTGAAAATGCCTGGGATGGATGGCATTGAACTGGCCGGCCACCTTCAAAGCAATCACGACCGTGGTATGATACCAATAATTTTTGTCACCGCATTTGCGGATAACGAGGTGCTTGAAAAATGTTACGAAGTGGGAGCCGTTGATTTTATTACCAAACCCTTTCAGCGTCATATATTGCTTAGCAAGGTAAAAGTATTTCTGGAACTATTTAACCAGAAAAATGAAATTCGTGAGAACCAGCTCAAACTCGAAGAAAGTACACTTGAACTTGACCGTATAAACCAATCATTGAAGCAGTCGCATGAAGAGCTTACAGAATTAACCAGTCACCTCGAAGATGTAAGGGAAGATGAACGCAAGAGAATTGCACTTGACCTTCATGATGATCTTGGCCAAAAGCTAACAGCATTGCTCATGGATTTATCGTGGCTAAATAAAAACCTTACTAAAGATTTGCCCAGTTTAACCGCAAAAATTGGATCCATGAAAAACCTGCTTGACGATACAATCAACACGGTAAGGAAAATTTCGGTAGGATTAAGGCCGAGTACGCTTGACAACCTTGGCCTGGCTGCAGCTTTGCGTTGGCATTTTAGTGAGTTCGAAAACAATACCGGCATTCGGGTTGTTTCAAACATTATCCCTGAAGAACT
Coding sequences within it:
- a CDS encoding PAS domain S-box protein, with the protein product MERSESIYNPLDINSGIQELNSGLLQSITRIIRFQAKTSQEFLDHALTEIIVLSRSKIGYIFHHNKSRKEFVLNSCSKEFMKEFDITRSNAHRTPDEIGIWGEAVRQRKTVIMNDFSGLDQSKQDHSIAQTSLKKFMTIPVFDGEEIVGVVGVANKETDYSPNDVMQLQSLLEPVWKMLEHKQTLEREEHLKNVLLGVRNMNQLIIQENEPGELIQKACENLTNTVGYFTAWIALIDQNKNVPLTASAGRDSSKADFTKYLKSGIIPECMTTALDCNGVIDMSDRLEACSTCPFYKHYGIRTGLSTAISYGETTYGVLTVTIPSEFSKLTESHELLLEVAEDIGFALNKIELANAKKKSESELVERVKELSCLSAISLALQSGFDEKEVIGSILRHLIYAMQFPEVAVLAIDIWQRNYTTHETDITYAHGLHSNIIVKDIVAGKLSVYYTDPGKPLLAEEQQLIDHVAMLLGIWLERQEAMQGQKEHAENLRITLNSIGDAVISTDIDGNVANMNPVAEMLTGWILQEAKGKPATEIFNIENVTTQEKAENPIFQVLKTGETVGLANHTKLISKNGLEYQIADSAAPIRDVHGNTTGVVVIFRDVTQAYQMRERLKENEKKYRTLIETSLDAVFINQDNCITYVNPAALKLLGAETPEQILGKSPFEIFHPDFHETIHHRIREMLEEEKPVAYIEEKIVRLDGHTVDVEVGASPFHIDGKPAIQVVLRDITEKKAAGLALRENEALIRAIIDNLPVGVAVNSVDPTVNFSYMNSNFAKIYRTTPEALLKPDAFWEAVYEDAEFRKKIKQQLLEDVASGDPERLHWEDIPITRKGQGTTYINARNNPVPAKPLMVSTVWDVTDRKTTEDKLRSGDRIFNHALDMLCIAGFDGYFKVLNPSWSRVLGWSQEEMLAKPWIDFVHPDDIDATKNIGSTIVNGKEVYQFENRYICKDGSVKWLSWNSYPENEDEIMYGVARDVTDYKTMEKELKEREEMFRLIASNSIDAIWQMDLKLRFTYMSPSCYGMTGYTQEEMVGKPLYKFATWKAFAKMGRAAISTIANFPQQSKVLIESTLLKKNGEELPVEIIGKLLTDEKGKLIGLQGSTRDISGRKIAELKLRQLSRAVEQSPASIVITDLHGSIEYVNPKFTDITGYTAQEALGNNPRILKSGLASKEMYHDLWKTITSGNTWRGEFHNRKKNGKLYWEMASISPILNEKGEVTHFIGIKEDITERKRQEEKLKQNEEKHRSLIEQMLEGLLVVSVEGWIQFANPAFCNILGYDESELIGKNAHKILLNDESRKFIIEKEQNRRKGISEQYELNMHTKSGEEVFLLMSSTPVKNAKGEVIGSMSTCIDITERKKVVDVLKNREQFLQKIFDILPIGLWFADEKGTLLKGNAAGVKIWGGEPRVGIKDYGVFKARRLPSREEIKPSEWALAKAVAEGITTEEELLEIDTFDGRKKIILNYAAPILIDGNVQGAIVLNRDITERFKYDLIQKIQYNMAQAMVVSKNLSELYAITREELSVLFDTSNFFIAFYDDKTGLLSSPFDMTEDDHIQNWPAEKSLTGIVIKKGKALLLTKEEIGQMVRDGIINLIGQRSEIWMGVPIKTSKQVIGAIVVQSFTDPGAYDKSSLKVLESIANQLSVYIEHKRAQENLSNSEEMFTLIAENTADNITVMDLDLNITYTSPSVFLMRGYTQEEVITQKIDEILTPESLPIIVDVFNHEMQLESQGTADPKRTLKLELQEYHKDGSVVWLENSMSFLRDHQQKAIGIVAISRDITLRKKTEQALREAKDKAEASDVLKTAFMNNISHEIRTPLNGILGFGQIIAYSNLTESERLKYLEILQQSTDRLIHTITDYMDISLIVSGNLEINKDTFDLHEFMEQMLSRTQARCREKSIDIQLEQARNDVAITINSDRELLQKVMEHLLNNAIKFTPQGQVSFGYHKQDNGLAFFIKDTGIGISSEAMETIFEAFQQEDFGMTRAYEGSGLGLSISKGIINKLGGKIWLESEKEKGTTVHFHLPEAHTSTTPDTRLPEHEEIKLPDHPLILVAEDDESNYLYLEVVLQKMGFKVMHAANGKIAVEKCRQHAEINLVLMDIKMPVMNGLEATTLIKEFRSNLPVIAITAYALSGDEYRIKQAGCDDYLAKPVRKDLLMNIVEKHLYQKKS
- a CDS encoding HAMP domain-containing histidine kinase; protein product: MRNKTNELIISNKLLAQNLRRLHYLPFVSIPINIGHILFFWYNLSEPNTLEHTWGNGIIISHAVLIFIALCIWVLTSRRNKIKSERNSLIWFAIHIIAFLFVLVGVAIVVLDQLVTPAITPYILMTIVAAVLFLTRPRYTFIIFGTAFLLFYFTIPITQSDPAMLLSGRVNAMAATGLGVFASILSWRRNRAAYEQSLIIEDQQKALEASNMELKKQAVILHDTNATKDKLFSIIAHDLKNPFSGIIGLSEVLKNEARTLDADEMENYASIIYDTAHQAHELLENLLEWAKIQQGNMVFAPKTIKLKDIADNALLLVNNNAIQKNISIENEIAEDIVIEADENMLNTILRNLLTNAVKFSNNGGTVTIFIAKTKNGLQLTVKDNGIGISAGNIPKLFKTGSDFNERGTANEKGSGLGLVLCKEFVERHNGKLWVESEEGKGSAFNFLIPCNMG
- a CDS encoding PAS domain S-box protein, whose protein sequence is MNFLKNNNFGNSSLLDSEEWREILINAASHHVWAIDNNYCFLFGNTLFLDYFKQLTGVCLRAGECVFVESAPDKLNEEWRAYYDRVFLDGKKYSIVVTTHQPQQTIRFTTIPIFSKENAITRVLVIGNDITNIDKQSKSLQDSEMKFRALIEQAAEMLFLHDMHGKIIEVNRATIRETGYTFDELLKMTVFDIDPDAASRLDPNNIWETLGKLDEKTFEVRHRRKDGTFYPAEVTVGRISFGENDYILAQAHNITTRKRAEEELKKSEVHLRAIMESTQDAMLLIDKNGTLIDSNEAYAKNLGRNREELLGKNIFKILPANIAKKRQAWVNKAIACGKVVYGKDYSNGKWSEHTICPIVINEEPTDKVAIFSRDITEKIITEQAIKDSEIKYRTLFESLSQGIIYQGVDGQITEANDAALKILGLSRSQLIGKNSYDKYWKLINEDYQTLPPDEHPSVLALKTGLPVYNKTIGVYLPTLDTYNWVIVNAMPLTRPGEKYPEQVFVSMQNITSRKLAEEALKESEERLRELNATKDKFFSVIAHDLKSPFHSIIGFSEILKHEAVNLEIKEVESYASIIYESANQTLKLLENLLDWARMQQGTITFNPKPLVICDALNNSLILVGDQARKKNINLVNQVPAKLIVNGDENMLKTVFRNLLTNAIKFTTAGGSVYITAENTDTEVRISVTDTGIGISKENINKLFNIGSNFTMHGTEKEKGTGLGLLICKEFIEKHGGIIRVESKEGIGSTFSISLPVKS
- a CDS encoding transporter substrate-binding domain-containing protein, which codes for MRMTHKLKILLLLANPVLILCTSLPAQDAITSASLKRTIIVRGDHYYPPYEFINKNGEPDGFNVDLFKAIAKELGLTYELELGPWDQIREELETGKIDLLLGLMVSPQRAEKMHFGVPHSVMTHGIFTHKNKSFKTLEELRDKEIIVQNRDRMHDYLLESGLTDKIIVVKTQLDALHLLENEQHDAALLGNFQGSHLMKENKLRNVKIRTSDIDPQKYAMAVNLDRIELIWILNQGLYQMKVSGVYDELYEKWFAVHDRNYFIRKYKIALIISGGIALLLVAFMLLLRMRVKIATRRLSESEEKYRLLINNQNDLIVKIDPQGRFLFVSPSYCKLFGKSETELMGKKFMPMVHVEDRAITAKAMEDLRTPPHQAYVEQRALTIHGWRWIAWSDTAILGNDKKIKAIVGIGRDVTERKRAEAEIKKAKEQAEESDRLKTAFLNNISHEIRTPLNGILGFTDLMNNPNTTHEKREFYARIINQSSIQLLSIIDDIINIATIEAGQEKIRESHTDVGLVMKYIYEQLKQKAEVKELNFNFHSSLSERESTIICDGTKLTQILTSLLGNAIKFTQSGFVEFSCRLVDNFLHFCVEDSGIGISQEYQSLIFDRFRQGNHNNISEYGGNGLGLSISRAYVQLLGGSIWVESEPQKGSKFYFTVPYKPIIAPLNSKKQSIPAIDAVTKQGLRTILLAEDEYSNFVLLKIFLQPENFKIIHVDDGEKAVDAVTKNTDINLVLMDVKMPVMNGLDATRLIKQQNPELPVIAITAYAFEGDIDKALEAGCDDYIAKPFGKDDLLYIINKHLS